AGCTAATGTGATGCAAATGATTTCACTTGGTCATAACCTGGAGAGCAACATTTAGTCCCTGCCACATGACAGGCAAATTTGATAGCATCCTTCCACGTATCTCCTCTTGACAAAGAATGGATCACAGCAGCATTAAATGTGTCACCTGCTCCAAGTGTATCGATAACTGGTCCAGGAGTATAAGCATCAACATGTAACACCTGAATCAGACAAGAAAACATCAAAGAGACATGTTAATTCCTGAACTTTAATAACAAGTATATAAAGAAAAATATCTTAAGTTCAATcagggattatagaaataaaaagtagggaaacaagggaggtcacctacacctaaagatatactaatggacattgtCAATaactacttcagtctatacccatgactgaattagggattaaatgttcactagtatatctgcaggtgtagatacccctactttttatttctatcatCCCTAATCGAagttaattttccttatacttgtttgtttactcttttgtaacattattatgactggtgaaccctcGCGTACCGCATCAAAAGTAAGGATGGTGCCcaagttaatgtttttgtcggAATGCACGTCCcaggtatcaattactgactcaaaagtgaagtagccattgtGCTTTGATATTAGCTATGTTCAACAGCAatataaatgaagaacagtaggaaaagcacctctgcaatcaatccagtcaccacgacaATTTGCGAGCTGAGACTGaacagtggccattatgcttcactttcacctATTTCAGTCCAGTACACaacgttacaaatgaagaacagtacgtacaagaagcatctctgcaatcaatccagttgctacggAAAATACGGGTGAGGTACTgtacagccacagggaagccacacCACGCTatcgcaaattgacaccttgcgttgtcagtgaacacaaaggaggacaaattaaaggcaagtccatgatgcatgtattgtacatactgtggttggcGAATAGGCACATCTTGGAGCAAAGCGACGGCAAATAGTGAAGTAATCAATTccgtagctatatccattgtcgagttatgtttggctgaaggcatcagttagttagttagtcagaataaaattctgttaaatagaaaattatatataatttttggaagggtttaggTTTGGTCTGAAGATATTTtttggcttggctgtgcctaacaaatactgccaagttggAAATTgcagctggttttagggtgatatttttggctggaaaagcccatcccaaatatacagtactaccgtactgtatgacaaATAAACAGTGAAAGTGCTTACAGGCTTAATCTGTGCCTATGATATTTTCAACTACAACTAGCTAGTGCCTGTAAGCTAAAATGTGGTCAAGAAAGACCAACACAATTTCTTACATTTGAAGTACAAGCCTAAAATTTGTCACACCTCTCTTCCAATATGTTAATAAGCCACTGAAGACTCCTACACCATCTTACATCTCATGCAGGAAATTAGCTAATGCTTAATTACTCACCTCTCCATCTGGCCCACTGGCTGATGCACCAAGTTCACCCCAAGCACAAAATATTAAAGCACTACAAGGGATAATAATAGCAACAGAAACCATACAATGACATAAAATGGCTTCATGATGATTCTCAGCTAGACAAATGAACAGTGACCAGTGTACAAACAACATATCAAAGCTCACTTCTCCTTTGCTCTGTTCCTGAGTTGGGTGACAGCTTCATCAGCAGTCTTGTAACCAAGGTGACTTGCAAACAGTTTGCCCACTAGTAGCTGTCAAGTAGTCATGATAATGAAATGTTCAAATGTAACAACTGTCCACTCACTACATCTGCCAAAGGCATAAACTCTAGAACTGTTTCTCGGTATTTTTCAAATTCTAGAGAAATAGTAATTTTTCTGTCTTGAGATAAATTATATTCAATGATTCGTTGGACCATTTTTAGTAGATCAGATTCATCTCCTCGTGTCTACACATTGATGATGTAATGATGACATAATTATGACATAAAGCACCTCAAAGTGTATCCACTTGTAAGGGGAGAGATCAAGCTGCTTGAAGTCATTAAATGTCAATTCAGGAAAGCCCTTATCTCTTGAAATGAAGACAATCAAATAATTTATAAGCAACTTGAAGACATTGAAGGTGTTAGAAAGTATCCCCCTTTAAAACTTACAAACACTAACAGGTAAGGCGCTGCACTAcaaaatatttatatatatgCACAGACCTCAAAatgatgtgtacatgtaatgattACAAATAAAAATGTTGATATTACTAGctttcactagtttgtttataaGCTATCACTAGTTTATTGAAGTGTGTTTGTCTTTTCAAATATATGAGAAACTTTATCAAATTTGGGTGAAAAACTCCAAAATAAAAGTCACTCAGATAGCTTCTTATTCTTAAATGATTTGTAATATATCTTGTATTGtgatgtgtacttgtgtgttcaGTATGTCATGTTTTACATTATGTGTACTTAGTGTCTCTTTACAAGGAAGAACGGCTCACCCAATTGCATGGAGTTAAAACAATCAATAAACCCTAGGGAGACCAGAGATGCAGTTCAATGTACAAGGCCCTACAGTATGGGAGTCTAGTGCCCTGACTAGTTTTGTGGTAGGAAAgaagtctggtggatctccataTGTAAACAATTTTGTGTAGATAGATAAAAGCTGATGAAAGGACACCTAACAAAGCAAGAGTAGGCAAAATGGGATACACGTTTAAATGACAAGCCTTTAGTTTAATTCTGAATCCAAGAGCACTGTGATGTGTGTACCATTCTAATTTTCATCAGCACCAATCAACAATCCCAAAGGTTGTGGATCTGGTAGTAAAACTGCTATGGAGATAAACTGGGCCCTTTTCCCCACCCACGCACAAAGCAGTCTGGGCATGTTTTCCTTCCCTGTGAGTGGCCCTctgtatatatttaaaataccTATAATGCACAGTTGTACGGCTGCCGGTAGCTAGACTCAACATGATGTTCGAGTTGGGGATGGTCTTGTTTGCATAGCACACGCAATGGTGGTGAGCCACGCCCACCCGATCTAAACGCTTTAGAACAAACCTGCAACAATTACAAAAGCATTATACCACATCTCCTAGCATCACGTGAACTCACTCTGTTCTAGGCCCTTTGCCAATTGCACCATAGAATTCACAAGAGGCGTTAAGTAGCCCCAGAACGTACGAGCTATTTGCTGCATTCCCTCCTTGCTGCTCGCGTTGGCCAACACACCTGCAAAAAGTCTCCGTACATTATAAGTATACAAAGAGCTATTACGAAGTACCTCATTTCTTCGTCTTCGTAAGGTAACCGTTCGCACGTGTTTACCACATCGTAGCAGATCATCCCAACAACGAGGATACTCATCGTGCACCCCAAGCTAGATGTCGCTGCTGTCAGATTCGATTGTGGTTTGTAACATCACGTGCTACTTTGGAATGGAGGAAAGGAAAGTCATTAGGAGAGACTTTTTGTTGTTATGTGTGTCAGCCATTGTCGCGTTTGCAGTATTAGTGAGACTGTGTGTTGGGCTGAGCGGATATTCCGGTGAGGCAAAATATATGCGGGTGCACGTGATGCAATGTATCCCTGTAAGGTGCTGGCAAGCCTCCCATGTACGGAGACTATGAGGCACAGAGACATTGGATGGAGTTGACCATAAACCTACCACCAAACCAGTGGTGTGTGTACTGCCATACATGTTTAGTCTtgccatagatcctttacatgGATCTATGGTCTTGTGTAACCAGACCTTTCTGCCCTACCCAGTACAAAAGAAAAATTGGCCTGGATCTTGCAGCTGTGGCTTACTACaatcttgcatggccagactgctATCTCAcctttgtgatgtcattggtcGTCTTGTGGTGGATTACCATTGACTTGTGAATTCCACCAAAATTTACTAGTACTGGACATTGGCATGGCAGAGGGCTGATACTGTTGCTACATAGCATTTTCCTGCAAGAATAGCAAGAAACTATGGTAACTGTTCGCCCACGAATGCAACTTTATCAACAGtaattcaccagaccctatctcACCAACCAATGATGTCACTAAGAAAAAGAGGAGGTGAGACAGCAGTCTGGTTAGACCACTGTTTCAGTTTACTTTGCCCACTTGTGGGGTTTTTTCATAGAGTTTTAGTGTCAAGTTTCTACACAGGCTTTGCATTTAATTCCAATTCATATTGCATCATACTCCTAGACTACTACGGGGAGTATTGTTTCAATGAATTGGCTTGAAAGCTAGAAGATTTTGCATGTGCGTAGATACCACCTCAATCGTTGCAGGTACTACAACTCCAGTAATAACAACTTACAATACTGGGGACTGGATTACCCACCATTGACTGCCTACCACAGCTGGCTATGTGGGATCATGTGAGCCAACTGTATAGTCACTATGTGAAATTACTGTTACTCTGTTTAGTGCACATCACATTAATCCTGAATGGGTGGCATTAAATAACTCACATGGATATGAGAGTTATCAGCACAAACTGTTTATGAGGTATACAGGTGAGTCTTACATTGCTATAGTAATGTGATGTAGCAGTCAATGTACTGTTTTAATCTGCATGAAACTAACTTATGCATTTTTCACATGCTCAGCAAATCATAGAAAGTTTCATGTGTGTTGTATTTGTGTTCCCATTGAAACTAGTAGCTAGGTAGACCTTCAGTCATACAATTTGTAAAGGTTTGGTCAAACTCACTTTTCTGATTCCGAAGTTCTTAATGTttaattacatgtataattatcCTATAAACCCCTGAATATatgttttgttgtttgtttatgtgtgtgtgacCTTGTATGTTTGTTATAGTAAGACACTCCAAACTAGCATCTTCGAAGTATAAACGTCTGAGGAGGAAGAGGAGGTGTTAGAATGACACAGGTGGAGCTGAGGTTTTTATTTCATCATTCTAACACCAACTCCAAGGATGTTTATACTTTGAAGGTGCTAGTTTGGTGTGTCTTACTGTTTTTAGAAAATGGTCTGCCAGCAGTGAAAAGGACATTGTAGCTATGTCTCATGCCACTGCTAGTGACGGTGTCACGCACAAGGCTACATGGGAAGGCTAATTTACTTTCCTCTTTCTCAGCGCTGAAACGGCACTTTTATTGGTGATACACTGGCACTGCTATTGCAACAAAGTTTGAGTAAGAGAAATCTGTGAAAAATTAGCGTACTGTAAGGTTGTATCATGGTTGCATGATGTAGCTACCAAACACTTGACTAGACACCGGAGTATCCTCGCAACCATTCAAGGCAAGTCTATACCACGAGAGAGAATCAATGGATTTGCGTCACCGTGCCTCATGTAAAGGGAGTGAAAGTGGAGAAAGACAGCTAGCAGAATCACTGTATAATGGTGCTGGCTTGTCAGACGTGTCTAGCGGCAACGCAGCCCATTTTAAGACACCAATACCTTCCTTGGCAGTCCAGTTAACCCTCTGGCACCAGAATAGGGCGGTGAAGAACATGCTGCCGGTTTTAGTTATGTTATTGTTTTGTTGACAATATTTCAGCGGTTAGCTAACAATAAATTCTTGGTGTGAACAACTAATTTACTAATGTGAGTCTCTTAGTAGTAAGAGACTTGGGTGGAGTCTCTTTGTGAATAAGAAACTTCTATTTTTAatgaaacttcaaagcattgctaacATACCATTTTCCAAGAGGTGAAAGTACTTTTCCTTTGAATTTTTTGCTAAGTTCTTTAAAATATTTTCCTTCTTTTAGTTCTAGTTGCAGATGTTCTACTGTACTTCTCAGCTGTAGTTTGGTTTGTCACTGTGTGTATGCCAGAGTGGACCTGGTTGGAAAAGGTTTGTATACACAAGTTGAGTACACAGTTAAATTATTCACACTTCCATTCAGCTGGCATGCCTCATACTGATGCTACTCCAACCATCCTTGATCATCATTGACCATGGACACTTCCAGTATAATTGTATCAGCTTGGGGTTAGCATTATTTGGAGTTGTTGCTGTAGTACACGACTGGGATTTGGTTGGGTCGGTGGCATTCATGTTGtcactcaactacaaacaaatggaaCTCTACCATGCACTGCCTTTCTTCTTTTATTTGTTAGGGAAAAGCCTTTACTGTCCAAACAGgtaactacacacatgtatgAATGGTTAATGTGCTTCAGTATGTACTATATGAAATGATGTTTATTATAATTAATACTGTTGTTATTAGCATTGATGTTTTCTTTTTCAGAATGATAAAGATTGTCAAGCTTGGTACCATGGTGATAGGAATTTTCATTGTATGGTATGTGAAGAGCTACTATAGTTGTTTACCTATGTTACTCCTACAAGTGTAACATACTTCCTTGTATGCTAATGGTTGGTAGTCTTGTAACATATTCACAGCATTTCATTTAGCTCATGTTACACAACACCATGCACCATATGGTTCATGTAATGCCATGATTTTGTATGGAGTCATAATGTCTAAATGCATTTATAGTCGGGACTTGAAGTAGCCCACACACAGTTTCCCTCATTTTGTAGTTTCTTGTTTCCTTGTCAGCTAAACAGTTGTAAGTGTTCTTTGTTTCTAGTTGGCTGCCTTACCTTTCTTCACAAGCTGATGTCCTTCAAGTGTTGCACCGGCTGTTCCCATTCTCACGTGGACTTTACGAAGACAAAGTTGCCAATTTTTGGTGCACGGCATCTGTTGTGTTGAAGTTGCGTCAGTTGCTGTCTCATGAGATTTTGACAATGTTAACAGCCGTCACTACACTATTAGCAGTCCTTCCATCCGGAGTACACTTGATGTTAAACCCAACTCCTTATTGCTTCATTCTGGCTTTGGTAAGTTGGTGTATCATGTAGCACAATAAAATTAAGGCAGGAAAATTATGAAAAATTGCATCAAATTTGTCAAAAAATTTTCCTTGCAATATTCACCTGGTACCTGTTGTAACAatgccacctgtatagaaagttCACCTCTATGTAAAAGTAATCTTCCAGTGGTCAGACTGATATCAATTTGGTGCCAATGAGCTATGCAGTAATTATTGTGGTGAGTAATCAAAACTTATTGACTA
The nucleotide sequence above comes from Dysidea avara chromosome 3, odDysAvar1.4, whole genome shotgun sequence. Encoded proteins:
- the LOC136251397 gene encoding ketohexokinase-like, with protein sequence MSILVVGMICYDVVNTCERLPYEDEEMRCVGQREQQGGNAANSSYVLGLLNASCEFYGAIGKGPRTEFVLKRLDRVGVAHHHCVCYANKTIPNSNIMLSLATGSRTTVHYRDKGFPELTFNDFKQLDLSPYKWIHFETRGDESDLLKMVQRIIEYNLSQDRKITISLEFEKYRETVLEFMPLADVLLVGKLFASHLGYKTADEAVTQLRNRAKENALIFCAWGELGASASGPDGEVLHVDAYTPGPVIDTLGAGDTFNAAVIHSLSRGDTWKDAIKFACHVAGTKCCSPGYDQVKSFASH
- the LOC136251391 gene encoding dolichyl pyrophosphate Man9GlcNAc2 alpha-1,3-glucosyltransferase-like, encoding MSLLSDSIVVCNITCYFGMEERKVIRRDFLLLCVSAIVAFAVLVRLCVGLSGYSGAGKPPMYGDYEAQRHWMELTINLPPNQWYYNSSNNNLQYWGLDYPPLTAYHSWLCGIIAHHINPEWVALNNSHGYESYQHKLFMRYTVLVADVLLYFSAVVWFVTVCMPEWTWLEKLACLILMLLQPSLIIIDHGHFQYNCISLGLALFGVVAVVHDWDLVGSVAFMLSLNYKQMELYHALPFFFYLLGKSLYCPNRMIKIVKLGTMVIGIFIVCWLPYLSSQADVLQVLHRLFPFSRGLYEDKVANFWCTASVVLKLRQLLSHEILTMLTAVTTLLAVLPSGVHLMLNPTPYCFILALINSSLAFFLFSFQVHEKSILLAVMPVSLLSFTHPIVSTWFAVVSLFSMYPLLVRDGLAIACWALTGIFCVCSKYCLPHQKVSKITLTFCVSSVVGLMMLCAASHVISPPSRLPDLFPVLISGYSCILFLLSCVYFNITQFSCHKTVHFKHSHTVQNTRLKSD